A genome region from Leptospiraceae bacterium includes the following:
- a CDS encoding FAD-dependent oxidoreductase yields the protein MAVQIERKKQIDRLGKVQFDCLIVGGGATGSGTAHDASLRGLNVALIERKDFASGTSSRSTKLIHGGVRYLAQLHFGLIKEALSERKRLLTNAPHLVKPLKFLMPSYKFYEKPYYSIGLTMYDVLAGDSGLPAHKRISKQEFMKDFPAIKQHELRGGIAYYDAQFNDARLNVLLARTAEMEGACVCNKVELISLIKNESGKIIGAKVKDLLSGKEITVNTKLVINTTGVFIDEIRKLDDQNAKPILAPSQGIHLVFSKLKVPCNSAMIIPKTSDGRVVFLVPWEDHVIMGTTDTPIDQITQEPIPLENEVEFLLKTGNEYLETELKKEDILSVFAGLRPLISTKGSSDTKNISREEMLLVSNSNLITMSGGKWSTYRKMAEDLTDKMIQTGKLVPIRACETYNYNFIGKSGYSENMYLKIAQDYKLDIDTAKRLRNYYGGEVFEILGAKPKEIVKGSGFFEEEVIHSIKNEFALSILDIIARRLRVLFTDLELAKSFVEPVCKIMAKQLKWNANKKILEEKEAINLIQSLQKSI from the coding sequence ATGGCAGTACAAATTGAAAGAAAAAAACAAATTGATAGATTAGGTAAAGTGCAGTTCGATTGTTTGATTGTAGGCGGTGGTGCGACTGGATCGGGTACAGCGCATGACGCATCGCTTCGAGGACTCAATGTTGCCTTAATCGAACGAAAAGACTTCGCCTCTGGAACGTCTAGTCGCTCTACAAAATTAATTCACGGTGGTGTAAGATACCTAGCTCAACTCCATTTTGGTTTGATTAAAGAAGCTCTTTCAGAGAGAAAGCGTTTACTCACGAATGCCCCCCATTTAGTAAAACCTCTCAAATTTTTAATGCCAAGTTATAAATTTTACGAAAAACCCTACTACTCCATTGGTCTTACCATGTATGATGTTCTAGCGGGTGATAGTGGTTTGCCCGCACACAAACGAATTTCCAAACAAGAGTTTATGAAAGATTTTCCAGCAATCAAACAACATGAGCTTAGAGGAGGAATTGCTTACTACGATGCACAATTCAATGATGCAAGACTTAACGTTCTGCTTGCTAGAACAGCGGAAATGGAAGGAGCATGTGTTTGTAATAAAGTAGAGTTAATTTCCCTAATCAAAAACGAATCTGGAAAAATTATCGGCGCAAAGGTAAAAGATTTACTTTCCGGCAAAGAAATCACAGTAAATACAAAGTTAGTAATCAATACTACAGGTGTATTCATTGATGAAATTCGAAAACTTGATGACCAGAACGCAAAGCCAATATTAGCTCCAAGCCAAGGAATCCATTTAGTTTTTTCAAAACTTAAAGTTCCTTGTAATAGCGCAATGATAATCCCGAAAACAAGTGACGGTAGAGTTGTATTCCTAGTTCCATGGGAGGACCACGTAATCATGGGTACTACCGATACTCCAATTGATCAAATCACACAAGAACCAATTCCTCTTGAAAATGAAGTCGAGTTTTTATTAAAAACTGGTAACGAATACCTCGAAACAGAGTTAAAAAAAGAAGATATACTTTCTGTATTTGCCGGTTTACGCCCATTAATCTCTACCAAAGGCAGTTCTGATACAAAAAATATATCAAGAGAAGAAATGTTATTAGTCTCCAACTCAAATCTTATTACCATGAGTGGCGGCAAATGGTCTACATACCGCAAAATGGCAGAAGACCTAACAGACAAAATGATACAAACCGGCAAACTAGTCCCTATTCGAGCTTGTGAAACATATAATTATAATTTCATCGGTAAGAGTGGATATTCCGAAAATATGTATTTAAAAATCGCTCAGGACTATAAGCTAGATATTGATACAGCAAAACGTCTGCGAAATTATTATGGTGGTGAAGTTTTTGAAATTTTAGGGGCAAAACCAAAAGAAATAGTAAAAGGGAGTGGGTTTTTCGAAGAAGAAGTGATTCATTCTATCAAAAATGAATTTGCCCTCTCGATTCTAGATATAATCGCTAGAAGATTACGAGTATTATTCACAGATTTAGAATTAGCCAAAAGTTTTGTGGAACCTGTTTGCAAAATAATGGCAAAACAATTAAAATGGAATGCAAATAAAAAAATACTGGAAGAAAAAGAAGCTATCAATTTAATTCAATCCTTACAAAAAAGCATCTAA
- a CDS encoding PilZ domain-containing protein, whose translation MDDKEFKTKDISSNGIYLDWKDCDKNLGDEVVLEFKEDISLVPRTTKAGIVRIDESGVGLAFRK comes from the coding sequence TTGGATGATAAAGAATTCAAAACCAAAGATATTAGCTCGAACGGTATATACCTTGATTGGAAAGACTGTGATAAAAATCTTGGGGATGAAGTTGTATTGGAATTTAAAGAAGATATTAGTTTAGTACCACGAACCACCAAAGCCGGAATCGTTCGAATCGATGAGAGTGGAGTAGGTTTAGCATTTAGGAAATAA
- a CDS encoding IS3 family transposase: MIKRKNFSNEFKEKIVLEYTSGQSSAAQIALELGLSSYYYSSDFKERKRERDSKIVKKIESIIELLPLSGYRSCASKLKETMQIGRNRVQRLMRENQLNCRAKKAYYSGSTNSKHHLRKYSNLLIEADIQEYPVIVGDVT; this comes from the coding sequence ATGATAAAACGTAAGAATTTTAGCAATGAGTTTAAAGAGAAAATAGTGCTTGAATATACTTCAGGACAAAGCTCAGCAGCACAAATAGCACTTGAACTGGGTCTGTCGTCTTATTACTATTCGTCAGACTTTAAAGAAAGGAAACGTGAAAGGGATTCTAAAATTGTCAAAAAAATTGAATCAATTATAGAGCTTCTTCCTCTTTCCGGATACCGAAGTTGTGCTTCCAAATTGAAAGAAACTATGCAGATCGGAAGGAACCGAGTGCAGAGATTAATGCGCGAAAATCAGCTAAATTGCAGGGCGAAAAAGGCATATTACTCTGGAAGCACAAATTCAAAACACCATTTACGAAAATACTCAAACCTACTAATAGAAGCGGATATTCAAGAGTATCCAGTCATAGTTGGTGACGTAACTTAG
- a CDS encoding ISAs1 family transposase — MNEQLNIYEHFNELIDPRIERGRKHLLVDIIFVAIVSIISGADDWNEIEEFGNLKIEWLRKFIKLENGIPSHDTFNRVFSLLDPKKFSELAMELFNPNIVEGLDLISIDGKTVRRSVDKKNNKFPIHIVSAWSSKSGITLGQVKVEEKSNEITAIPELLSQIKVKNSIVSIDAMGCQKKITEKIIEQKGDYAIALKENQPTVYKEVLNYFEQQLLSGFERVNVGYSMTEQKGHGRIEKREYWLLSDIDWISKKDEWKGLKSVGMVRSEREYQGKKSIESRYFISSLTNPELFQKSVRTHWQIENSCHWILDVVFREDDSRIRAGYAAENFSIIRKIALNFLKNDTTIKIGVKGKRRAAGWDDKYRSKIIGF, encoded by the coding sequence ATGAACGAACAGTTAAACATATACGAACATTTTAATGAGCTAATTGATCCGCGAATAGAGCGAGGAAGAAAGCATTTACTAGTAGATATAATATTTGTAGCAATCGTTTCCATCATAAGTGGAGCGGACGATTGGAATGAAATAGAAGAGTTTGGTAATTTGAAAATAGAATGGTTGCGGAAATTCATAAAGTTAGAGAATGGTATTCCATCGCATGATACATTTAATAGAGTCTTTTCGCTGTTAGACCCTAAAAAGTTTTCTGAGTTGGCGATGGAATTATTTAATCCGAATATCGTAGAAGGTTTAGATTTAATTTCAATAGATGGGAAAACTGTAAGACGTTCGGTCGATAAAAAGAACAATAAATTTCCGATTCATATTGTAAGTGCGTGGTCAAGTAAGAGTGGAATTACCTTGGGGCAAGTAAAAGTAGAGGAGAAGAGTAATGAAATTACAGCGATTCCTGAATTGCTTTCTCAGATAAAAGTGAAGAATAGCATTGTATCTATTGACGCAATGGGCTGTCAGAAAAAGATTACAGAAAAGATTATAGAGCAAAAAGGCGATTATGCGATAGCCTTGAAGGAGAATCAACCGACAGTGTATAAAGAGGTTTTGAATTATTTTGAGCAACAATTGCTTTCTGGATTTGAAAGGGTAAATGTCGGTTATTCAATGACAGAGCAAAAAGGACATGGTCGAATTGAAAAAAGAGAATACTGGCTATTATCCGATATTGATTGGATTTCTAAGAAAGACGAATGGAAGGGATTGAAAAGTGTAGGAATGGTTCGTTCCGAGCGAGAATACCAAGGAAAAAAATCTATAGAGTCTCGATATTTTATTTCTAGTTTAACTAACCCTGAACTTTTTCAGAAATCTGTAAGAACTCATTGGCAAATTGAAAACTCTTGTCACTGGATTTTAGATGTCGTTTTTCGAGAAGATGATAGTCGAATTCGTGCTGGCTACGCTGCCGAAAATTTTTCCATCATCAGAAAAATTGCTCTAAATTTCTTGAAGAATGATACCACAATTAAGATTGGAGTAAAAGGAAAACGACGCGCCGCAGGATGGGATGATAAATATCGCAGTAAAATCATAGGTTTTTAA
- a CDS encoding transposase family protein, with the protein MRLPYDVTAFDIKGKNHYCAHLLDLTNREILGISVSRINNTDLVYRTLEKAISKRDDLSKYIHHTDSDVRYCSSKYVKLVEKSQMKISMCRGNAYENAHSESFNKTLKRQEINIHQYLHRRSRKKYS; encoded by the coding sequence ATGCGTTTGCCCTATGACGTAACTGCTTTCGATATAAAAGGTAAAAATCATTATTGTGCACATTTATTAGATTTAACAAATAGAGAGATTTTAGGAATATCTGTTTCTAGAATAAATAATACAGATCTTGTTTATCGAACTTTGGAAAAAGCTATCAGTAAAAGAGATGACCTCTCTAAGTATATACATCACACTGATAGTGATGTTAGATATTGTTCCAGTAAATATGTAAAACTTGTAGAGAAGTCCCAAATGAAAATCTCTATGTGTAGAGGCAATGCTTATGAAAACGCACATTCAGAATCATTTAATAAAACTTTGAAGAGACAGGAAATTAATATTCATCAATACCTCCATAGAAGAAGCAGAAAAAAGTATTCTTGA
- a CDS encoding transposase — protein sequence MFINTSIEEAEKSILEFAVKYNTIRPHSSLGWISPLKFSKNKLNLIKK from the coding sequence ATATTCATCAATACCTCCATAGAAGAAGCAGAAAAAAGTATTCTTGAATTTGCTGTAAAATATAATACTATTAGGCCACACTCTTCTTTAGGCTGGATATCTCCTCTTAAGTTTTCTAAAAATAAATTAAATTTAATAAAAAAATGA
- a CDS encoding DoxX-like family protein: protein MELKIILLYIMALLYISAGTMHFTKTVFFLKIVPPFLPWRKALVYISGVAEILLGIGLVPEATRSLAAWGVVALLIAVFPANIYHFTSKGAGMKIPTWLLAVRLPIQFILMAWAWWYT from the coding sequence ATGGAACTAAAAATCATTTTACTCTATATAATGGCGCTACTTTATATAAGTGCGGGAACGATGCACTTTACGAAAACAGTATTTTTTTTGAAAATTGTACCACCGTTTCTACCGTGGAGAAAGGCGCTTGTGTATATAAGTGGGGTAGCTGAAATTCTATTAGGGATTGGGTTAGTACCAGAGGCTACTCGAAGTTTGGCGGCATGGGGCGTGGTGGCTTTACTGATCGCAGTATTTCCAGCGAACATCTACCATTTTACTTCTAAGGGAGCAGGAATGAAAATCCCAACGTGGTTACTTGCCGTTAGACTCCCCATCCAGTTTATTTTAATGGCGTGGGCTTGGTGGTATACCTAA
- a CDS encoding CopG family transcriptional regulator: MTSIVLNVPDSFLSLVNGYIKAGVFKTNEELFLAALSEFVNRNQLELLDHFANEDIEWAKKQKKGLK, from the coding sequence ATGACATCTATTGTGCTAAATGTGCCGGATAGTTTTTTGTCTTTGGTAAACGGGTATATCAAAGCTGGTGTTTTTAAAACAAATGAAGAGTTGTTTCTAGCAGCTTTGTCTGAATTTGTAAACAGAAATCAATTAGAGCTTTTGGATCATTTTGCAAATGAAGACATTGAATGGGCAAAGAAGCAAAAGAAAGGATTGAAATAA
- a CDS encoding PIN domain-containing protein — protein sequence MTNLPKIYLDTSIISAYFDYSKPVRQLVTQKWFSEQVSDYEIFISSLVIEELDNTIDEVLKNNFFQLVNTINPVLLEFNDEITRLSELYRERVIKNQIQDSLHIAIASYYEINAIVSWNFKHIVNLKTVSEIHKINLEQGYPILEIYTIENLGGYLYGNIG from the coding sequence ATGACAAATTTACCCAAAATTTATTTAGATACATCAATTATTTCTGCTTATTTTGATTATTCTAAACCTGTCAGACAATTGGTTACACAAAAATGGTTTTCGGAGCAGGTTTCTGATTACGAAATTTTTATTTCCTCACTAGTAATTGAAGAACTCGATAATACGATTGATGAAGTATTAAAGAATAACTTTTTTCAACTGGTAAATACAATTAATCCCGTTCTCTTAGAATTTAATGATGAAATAACTAGGCTATCCGAACTTTATAGAGAAAGAGTTATTAAAAATCAAATACAAGATTCTTTACATATTGCCATTGCAAGTTATTATGAAATCAATGCGATTGTTTCTTGGAATTTTAAACATATTGTAAATTTGAAAACCGTCTCAGAAATACATAAAATTAATTTAGAGCAAGGCTATCCAATCTTAGAAATATATACAATCGAAAACCTAGGAGGTTACTTATATGGAAACATCGGCTAA
- a CDS encoding DUF559 domain-containing protein: MKNTIINAKATQEKLELAKHFRQNMTQAETKLWKRLRANQELHLCNLQSFTIQFIL, from the coding sequence ATGAAAAACACAATCATCAACGCCAAAGCCACACAAGAAAAACTAGAATTAGCCAAACATTTTCGGCAGAATATGACGCAAGCAGAAACGAAGTTATGGAAGCGGCTAAGGGCAAATCAAGAATTACACCTTTGTAACCTCCAATCGTTTACAATTCAATTTATACTTTAG
- a CDS encoding DUF433 domain-containing protein — protein sequence MSQLNRITFNTTIMGGRQACIRGMRIPVSLILNLLANGMLYSDIISEYPDIEEEDIRQTLRYAAWLATEKIFFNVAV from the coding sequence ATGAGCCAATTAAACAGAATCACATTTAATACTACTATCATGGGAGGGCGGCAAGCATGTATAAGAGGAATGAGAATTCCTGTATCACTTATTCTAAACCTGCTTGCCAATGGGATGCTCTATTCAGATATTATTTCCGAATACCCAGATATTGAAGAAGAAGATATTCGACAAACTCTTAGATACGCGGCATGGCTTGCTACAGAAAAAATCTTTTTCAATGTAGCTGTCTAG
- a CDS encoding DUF5615 family PIN-like protein, giving the protein MKFLGDMGISQSTIRWLIQQNFEARHLRNLGLQKLPDSDILQLAKEEKEIILTCDLDFGALLAYSKDTLPSEIIFRLENEKPENINGHLANLLEAHKQDLAEGCIISVSEKKYRIRALPF; this is encoded by the coding sequence ATGAAATTTCTAGGTGATATGGGAATTTCACAATCAACTATTCGTTGGTTGATTCAGCAAAACTTTGAAGCTAGGCATCTAAGAAATTTAGGACTTCAAAAATTGCCAGACAGTGACATATTGCAATTAGCCAAAGAAGAAAAAGAAATTATTTTAACATGCGATCTTGACTTTGGGGCATTGCTTGCTTATTCCAAAGATACTCTCCCTAGTGAAATCATATTCCGACTAGAAAATGAAAAGCCCGAAAATATCAATGGACATTTAGCTAATCTTCTGGAAGCGCATAAGCAAGATTTAGCGGAAGGTTGCATCATCTCTGTGTCAGAAAAAAAATATCGAATTAGAGCTTTGCCTTTTTAA
- a CDS encoding DUF3368 domain-containing protein produces MIVSNTTPLINFYSIERLDILEKLFSKIIIPEAVAKEIKEKEKKFQGVEDVLNSNFIEVQKIHNDTFSNNLKIDLDEGEAEAIVLAKELNTRLILLDELSARSLSKYHELNALGTIGC; encoded by the coding sequence TTGATAGTTTCCAATACAACACCTCTCATTAATTTCTATTCCATAGAAAGACTTGATATTCTGGAAAAACTTTTCAGTAAGATAATAATTCCAGAAGCCGTTGCAAAAGAAATCAAAGAAAAAGAGAAAAAGTTTCAAGGTGTCGAAGATGTTTTAAATTCGAATTTTATAGAAGTTCAGAAAATACATAACGATACATTTTCGAATAATCTAAAAATTGATTTGGATGAAGGAGAGGCGGAAGCCATTGTTCTTGCAAAAGAATTAAATACTCGGCTTATTCTACTTGATGAATTATCAGCTAGGTCTCTTTCAAAATATCATGAGTTAAATGCGTTAGGCACTATAGGCTGTTAA
- a CDS encoding UPF0175 family protein, whose translation MKTLSLEIPEELLISFKVPRQHWKNELKKELAIQLYREGLISFGNARRLAEMSKWDFHDLLGSRKIPRQYDVEDFEEDLKTISTLQL comes from the coding sequence ATGAAAACTTTATCGCTTGAAATTCCGGAAGAATTGTTAATTAGTTTTAAAGTTCCAAGGCAGCATTGGAAAAATGAATTAAAAAAAGAACTAGCGATTCAGCTTTATCGAGAGGGGTTAATCTCTTTTGGAAATGCGCGTCGTCTGGCAGAAATGAGCAAATGGGATTTTCATGATTTATTAGGAAGTCGAAAAATCCCAAGACAATATGACGTAGAAGATTTTGAAGAAGATCTAAAGACTATTAGTACTTTACAATTATAA
- a CDS encoding DUF559 domain-containing protein, with protein sequence MLGFIVDFYCHKYKLIVEIDRDVHDSQKEQDAEREKVLTQNGFRVIRFTNEQVENNLEEVLTGILDVEGDI encoded by the coding sequence ATACTTGGATTCATCGTAGACTTCTATTGTCACAAATACAAATTAATAGTTGAGATAGACAGAGATGTGCATGATAGTCAGAAAGAGCAAGATGCAGAAAGAGAAAAAGTCTTAACACAGAATGGATTTCGAGTTATTCGATTTACCAATGAGCAGGTTGAAAATAATTTAGAAGAAGTCTTGACAGGGATTTTGGATGTTGAGGGGGATATTTAG
- a CDS encoding PIN domain-containing protein, with translation MNINQEIKNRADELQALGFKTFDALHIACAEYEKSDVFLTTDDKLLKLAIRIQKILKVKVFNITSWTQEYLK, from the coding sequence ATTAATATAAATCAAGAGATCAAAAATAGAGCAGATGAATTACAGGCGTTAGGATTCAAAACTTTTGATGCTCTTCATATAGCTTGTGCTGAATATGAAAAGTCTGATGTTTTCTTAACTACTGATGATAAGCTATTAAAACTAGCTATTAGGATTCAGAAGATTTTAAAAGTTAAAGTATTTAATATTACGAGCTGGACACAGGAGTATTTAAAATGA